Proteins from one Actinomycetota bacterium genomic window:
- the larB gene encoding nickel pincer cofactor biosynthesis protein LarB, whose amino-acid sequence MLGAVRSGQVSIAAAAAALRDLPFADLGDLKLDHHRELRTGDPEVVFGEGKTADQCARAVQQLLRAGDGPVLVTRVSDEQAAAVHEVAPAARHDEVGRVVVARRAAPAARVHGVVTVACAGTSDLPVAQECATVLDAFGVDVTVVADVGVAGVHRLLAVRDRIDTSDVAVVVAGMEGALPSLVAGLVAAPVVAVPTSVGYGASFDGLAALLGMLTACAPGIAVVNIDGGFAAAMVTLRMLRLAGRTRHGRKVSEVPTA is encoded by the coding sequence CTGCTCGGCGCGGTCCGGTCGGGACAGGTCAGCATCGCAGCCGCTGCGGCGGCTCTCCGCGACCTGCCGTTCGCGGACCTGGGCGATCTCAAGCTCGATCACCACCGTGAGCTGCGCACCGGTGACCCCGAGGTGGTCTTCGGGGAGGGCAAGACCGCCGACCAGTGCGCCCGCGCCGTGCAGCAGCTACTGCGCGCCGGAGACGGTCCCGTCCTGGTGACCCGGGTCAGCGACGAACAGGCCGCGGCCGTTCACGAGGTCGCCCCCGCAGCGCGCCATGACGAGGTGGGCCGGGTGGTGGTTGCCCGCCGCGCCGCGCCCGCCGCACGCGTGCACGGCGTGGTCACGGTCGCCTGCGCCGGGACCAGCGACCTGCCGGTCGCCCAGGAGTGCGCCACGGTCCTCGACGCGTTCGGCGTCGACGTCACCGTCGTCGCCGACGTGGGCGTCGCCGGTGTCCACCGTCTCCTGGCGGTCCGCGACCGGATCGACACGTCCGACGTCGCGGTGGTGGTGGCCGGCATGGAGGGCGCGTTGCCGTCACTGGTGGCCGGACTGGTTGCCGCCCCGGTCGTCGCCGTGCCCACAAGTGTGGGGTACGGAGCCTCGTTCGACGGGCTCGCGGCGCTGCTGGGCATGCTCACCGCCTGCGCCCCCGGGATCGCCGTGGTCAACATCGACGGCGGTTTCGCCGCCGCCATGGTGACCTTGCGGATGCTGCGGCTGGCGGGACGCACCCGACACGGGCGGAAGGTGAGTGAGGTGCCGACCGCGTGA